In a genomic window of Lottiidibacillus patelloidae:
- a CDS encoding acetyl-CoA C-acetyltransferase has product MKEAVIVAGSRTPVGKANKGSFRNMRPDDLGAIAVRETLKRADGYDGKIDDLIIGCAIPEAEQGLNVARMIGARAGLKSDVPAVTVNRYCSSGLQTIAYGAERIMLGQANAIIAGGTETMSLIPMGGHVIKPNRALVQEMPEYYMGMGHTAEEVARRYQISRKEQDAFAIGSHQKAAKAIAANLFNEEIVPVTVIERSFNNDGKLTERERVVSVDEGVRPDTNMHALAKLKPAFHVKGTVTAGNSSQTSDGAAATLIMEKTFAEGIGLKPIAKFRSFAVAGVPPEIMGVGPVKAIPKALQLAGLQLEDIGLIELNEAFASQSIQVMRELNLDENIVNVNGGAIALGHPLGCTGTKLSLSLIHEMKRRNVQFGLVSMCIGGGMGAAGVFELLPS; this is encoded by the coding sequence ATGAAAGAAGCAGTCATAGTTGCAGGAAGTAGAACGCCAGTTGGTAAGGCGAATAAAGGTTCGTTTCGCAATATGAGACCGGATGATTTAGGAGCAATCGCCGTCAGAGAAACTTTAAAAAGAGCAGATGGCTATGATGGGAAGATTGATGATCTCATTATTGGTTGTGCAATTCCAGAAGCGGAACAAGGGTTAAATGTTGCGAGAATGATTGGAGCGAGAGCCGGACTAAAAAGTGATGTTCCAGCTGTTACTGTCAATCGTTATTGTTCATCAGGTTTACAAACAATTGCTTACGGTGCAGAAAGAATTATGCTCGGTCAAGCAAATGCCATTATTGCTGGTGGAACGGAAACGATGAGCTTAATTCCTATGGGTGGCCATGTCATTAAACCAAACAGAGCACTTGTACAAGAAATGCCAGAGTACTATATGGGAATGGGGCATACCGCAGAAGAGGTTGCTAGAAGGTATCAAATATCCCGAAAAGAGCAAGATGCTTTTGCCATCGGAAGTCATCAAAAAGCGGCAAAAGCGATAGCTGCTAATCTTTTTAATGAAGAAATAGTGCCGGTAACAGTTATTGAACGATCGTTTAATAATGACGGGAAACTAACTGAGAGAGAGCGTGTCGTTTCTGTTGATGAAGGGGTTCGACCAGATACAAATATGCATGCATTAGCAAAATTAAAACCTGCTTTCCATGTAAAAGGGACGGTTACTGCTGGGAATTCATCTCAGACAAGTGACGGTGCAGCAGCAACATTAATCATGGAAAAAACGTTTGCAGAAGGTATCGGCTTAAAACCAATCGCGAAGTTCCGTTCGTTTGCCGTTGCGGGTGTTCCACCAGAAATAATGGGCGTTGGACCAGTGAAAGCAATCCCTAAAGCTTTGCAATTAGCTGGCTTGCAATTAGAGGACATCGGGCTAATTGAACTAAATGAAGCATTTGCATCTCAATCTATCCAAGTTATGCGCGAACTAAATTTAGATGAAAATATTGTGAATGTAAATGGTGGGGCAATTGCATTAGGTCATCCACTCGGCTGTACTGGCACGAAGCTTTCATTATCACTTATTCATGAAATGAAAAGAAGAAATGTTCAATTCGGTTTAGTTTCAATGTGTATTGGTGGAGGTATGGGTGCAGCAGGAGTGTTTGAATTATTACCTTCATAA
- a CDS encoding acyl-CoA dehydrogenase family protein: protein MAETKSNVIKGGSFLVEDISSDRIYTPEEFTEEHKMIGKTTEDYIQKDVAPHIEEIENHQFDLSLKLLKKAGELGLLGADVPEKYGGIDLDKISSSIITEKFALAGSFSLSYGAHVGIGSLPIVFFGNEAQKKKYLPDLASGEKIAAYALTEPGSGSDALGAKTVAKLNDEGTHYILNGEKQWITNAGFADVFIVYAKIDGDKFTAFIVERDLQGVSTGPEEKKMGIKGSSTRTLILEDVVVPKENVLGEIGKGHIIAFNILNIGRYKLAVGCVGGCKRAIEISAQYANERQQFKLPIAKFTIIQQKLADMAIQTYATESSVYRTVGLFEDSLSRLSEEQLEDGQETAKAIADYALECSLNKVFASEALDFVADEAVQIHGGYGFMSEYEVETIYRNSRINRIFEGTNEINRLLVPATIMRKAMKGELPLMEKATALQEELLMMMPEQPGDSPLEREKAIVSMSKKVFLMAAGLAVQKYGEKLEREQEVLANIADIVSEIYAMESCLLRAEKELNKGENADLKIKYTEVFCQESMDRIERFAKQIILATEEGDMKRMMLSALRKLTRYEPMNVISTKREIASLLLKSNKYLV, encoded by the coding sequence ATGGCTGAAACAAAAAGTAATGTCATTAAAGGTGGAAGTTTCTTAGTTGAAGATATTTCTAGTGATAGAATATATACTCCGGAAGAGTTTACTGAAGAACATAAAATGATAGGCAAAACGACCGAAGATTATATACAAAAAGATGTAGCTCCACATATAGAGGAGATTGAAAACCATCAATTTGATTTATCCTTAAAGCTTTTAAAGAAGGCTGGAGAACTTGGGTTACTTGGAGCAGATGTTCCAGAAAAGTATGGCGGAATTGACTTAGATAAAATTAGTTCGTCAATCATTACCGAAAAGTTCGCACTGGCAGGATCTTTTTCACTAAGCTATGGTGCTCATGTTGGGATTGGCTCACTGCCAATTGTATTCTTCGGTAACGAAGCACAAAAGAAAAAATATTTACCAGATTTAGCGAGTGGGGAAAAAATAGCTGCATATGCCCTAACTGAGCCAGGGTCAGGGTCAGATGCACTAGGTGCAAAAACAGTAGCCAAATTAAATGATGAAGGAACGCACTATATCTTAAATGGTGAAAAACAGTGGATTACGAATGCAGGTTTTGCTGACGTTTTCATTGTTTATGCAAAAATAGATGGCGATAAATTTACTGCATTTATCGTCGAGAGAGATTTGCAAGGAGTTTCTACAGGACCTGAAGAAAAGAAGATGGGAATTAAAGGGTCGTCAACAAGAACGCTAATCCTTGAAGATGTCGTTGTCCCGAAAGAAAATGTCCTAGGGGAAATAGGGAAAGGACATATTATCGCCTTTAATATCTTAAATATTGGTCGTTATAAACTAGCAGTTGGCTGTGTCGGCGGTTGCAAGCGAGCAATTGAAATATCCGCACAATATGCAAATGAAAGACAGCAATTTAAATTGCCGATTGCGAAGTTTACGATCATACAACAAAAGCTTGCAGACATGGCGATTCAGACGTATGCAACGGAAAGTTCTGTTTATCGGACAGTTGGCCTTTTTGAAGATAGCTTAAGTCGTTTAAGTGAAGAACAACTAGAAGATGGACAGGAAACTGCTAAAGCAATCGCTGATTATGCGCTAGAATGTTCCTTAAATAAAGTGTTTGCATCTGAAGCCCTCGATTTTGTTGCTGATGAAGCGGTGCAAATCCACGGTGGCTACGGCTTTATGTCCGAGTATGAAGTAGAGACGATATACCGTAACTCACGGATAAATCGAATCTTTGAAGGGACGAATGAAATTAATCGTTTGCTCGTTCCAGCTACAATAATGCGTAAAGCGATGAAAGGCGAATTACCATTAATGGAAAAGGCAACTGCCTTACAAGAAGAACTATTAATGATGATGCCAGAGCAACCTGGAGATTCTCCTTTAGAACGGGAGAAAGCGATTGTATCGATGTCAAAGAAAGTATTCCTAATGGCAGCAGGATTAGCAGTACAAAAGTATGGGGAAAAGCTAGAAAGAGAACAAGAAGTACTGGCGAACATCGCTGACATTGTTAGTGAAATTTATGCAATGGAGTCCTGCCTTCTACGTGCTGAAAAGGAATTAAATAAAGGTGAAAATGCGGACTTGAAAATAAAGTATACTGAAGTCTTTTGCCAAGAATCAATGGACCGAATCGAACGATTTGCAAAACAAATCATTTTGGCAACAGAAGAAGGCGATATGAAGCGAATGATGCTTTCGGCACTTCGTAAACTAACAAGATATGAGCCGATGAATGTCATATCCACTAAAAGAGAAATTGCTTCATTACTCTTAAAATCAAATAAATATTTAGTTTGA
- a CDS encoding arsenate reductase family protein: MAVTFYSYPKCSTCRNAKKWFENNNVDYNEIHIVENPPTKAQLTELYKKSGLPLKKFFNTSGQKYRELGLKDKVGTASEEELLEILASDGMLMKRPIVTDDKNVTVGFKEENFAEKWKA; encoded by the coding sequence ATGGCAGTAACTTTTTATAGCTATCCGAAGTGTAGTACATGTCGGAACGCAAAAAAATGGTTTGAAAATAATAATGTAGATTATAATGAAATACATATTGTTGAAAATCCACCAACAAAAGCACAACTAACGGAGCTTTATAAAAAAAGTGGATTACCGTTGAAGAAGTTTTTTAATACAAGTGGTCAAAAATATCGTGAACTAGGCTTAAAGGACAAAGTAGGAACAGCTTCCGAGGAAGAATTACTTGAAATATTAGCTTCTGATGGGATGTTAATGAAACGACCGATTGTAACAGATGACAAAAATGTAACCGTTGGATTTAAAGAAGAAAATTTTGCGGAAAAATGGAAAGCATAA
- a CDS encoding toprim domain-containing protein, with the protein MISHEEKVIVVEGKSDKKRLEKLINEPVKIICTNGTLSIDKLEELFDELEGKDVYILTDADDAGAKLRKQLLHEFPNAEHLYIDKMYREVATTPFEYLARLLLSANFLVNKTYYM; encoded by the coding sequence ATGATTTCTCATGAAGAAAAAGTAATCGTTGTCGAGGGGAAGTCGGATAAAAAACGACTAGAGAAACTGATCAACGAACCAGTAAAAATTATCTGTACGAACGGTACATTAAGCATAGATAAATTAGAGGAACTTTTTGATGAACTAGAAGGTAAAGATGTTTATATATTAACAGATGCAGATGATGCGGGAGCAAAACTCCGCAAACAACTTTTGCATGAGTTTCCTAATGCGGAACATTTATATATTGATAAAATGTATCGTGAGGTAGCGACAACGCCATTTGAATATTTAGCACGCTTGCTCTTATCTGCGAATTTTCTAGTAAATAAAACTTATTACATGTAA
- the gcvH gene encoding glycine cleavage system protein GcvH, which produces MNTPKDLRYSEEHEWVKVDGNKVTIGITDFAQSELGDIVFVELPEIGDDIEADEPFGSVESVKTVSELYAPVSGKVVEINENLEDSPEFVNESPYEKAWMIVVELSDPSEIDKLMTAEAYETMISED; this is translated from the coding sequence ATGAACACACCTAAAGATTTACGTTATTCAGAAGAACATGAGTGGGTAAAAGTTGATGGTAATAAAGTAACAATTGGTATCACTGATTTTGCACAATCTGAGCTTGGTGACATTGTATTCGTAGAGTTACCTGAAATTGGTGACGATATTGAAGCAGATGAGCCTTTCGGAAGTGTTGAGTCTGTAAAAACTGTATCTGAGCTTTATGCACCTGTTAGTGGTAAAGTAGTGGAAATTAACGAAAACCTTGAAGATTCTCCAGAATTCGTTAATGAATCTCCATATGAAAAAGCTTGGATGATCGTTGTTGAACTTTCAGATCCTTCTGAAATTGATAAGCTTATGACTGCTGAAGCTTATGAAACAATGATTAGCGAAGATTAA
- a CDS encoding 3-hydroxyacyl-CoA dehydrogenase/enoyl-CoA hydratase family protein, which produces MGSGIAAHLANAGIPTLLLDIIPNELSAEEKKAGLTLDDKSVRNRIVDDAKKKLLKQNPAPLTVKENVSLISVGNLEDDMEKLADADWIIEVVVENLEIKKKVFANIEAYRKETAIVSSNTSGISVNAMIDGRSESFKKHFLGTHFFNPPRYLKLLEIIPTKDTDHEIVQFMRDFAENFLGKGVVICKDTPNFIANRIGTYGLMITVQEMLAGGYSVGEVDSVTGTLLGRPKSATFRTLDVVGLDTFLHVANNMYEALEGDEKEVFHVPSFMTKMVENNWLGSKSGQGFYLKKKSNSGSEIFEINPETLEYEPQKKLKANLPKVGSKKDKLRALIYSDDRAGQLTWNILMQTLLYSAKKVNEISDDIVAIDQAMKWGFGWEMGPFETWDAIGVAKSVAKMEEQGAIVPKWVKEMLANGHNSFYRETDGQLEHVSPEGTWQQKKENKKIVYLTRNPIIQKNSGANLVDIGDGVACLQFTTKSHAIGLDIMQMISKSLDEVNKNYEGLVIGNHGTNFSVGANIMMILMEAQDMNFFEIDLVVRQFQNALMKVKYNEKPVIAAPYGMTLGGGTEVALPCAGMQVSVETYMGLVETGVGIIPGGGGNKELYIRQIENLPKKSGAFLQEAANKTFETIAMAKVSKSGHEARKLGYVRERDDISFNNDFLIHDAKSKLLSLVEAGYQAPQRNKIPVVGEAGYAVMLMGAKTMHNSGYISDHDLKIAEKLAYVIAGGYVPEGSEVDEQYLLDIEREAFVSLVGEPKTQARMHHMLVKGKPLRN; this is translated from the coding sequence ATGGGATCGGGTATTGCTGCTCATTTAGCAAATGCAGGAATTCCTACTTTATTGCTAGATATCATACCGAATGAATTATCAGCGGAAGAAAAAAAGGCAGGATTAACACTAGATGATAAAAGCGTTCGGAACAGAATTGTGGATGATGCGAAGAAAAAATTATTAAAGCAAAATCCTGCACCATTAACAGTAAAAGAAAACGTGTCATTAATATCTGTCGGCAACCTTGAGGACGATATGGAAAAGCTTGCAGATGCAGACTGGATTATTGAAGTGGTTGTTGAGAATCTGGAAATAAAGAAAAAAGTCTTTGCAAATATTGAAGCGTATCGAAAAGAAACGGCGATTGTTAGTTCCAATACGTCGGGAATATCAGTAAATGCAATGATTGATGGACGCTCTGAAAGCTTTAAGAAACATTTTTTAGGCACACATTTTTTTAACCCACCACGATATTTGAAACTTCTTGAAATTATTCCAACAAAAGACACAGATCATGAAATAGTTCAGTTTATGAGGGATTTTGCAGAAAATTTCCTGGGAAAAGGTGTCGTTATATGTAAAGATACACCGAACTTTATTGCAAATCGGATCGGAACGTACGGTTTAATGATTACTGTGCAAGAAATGCTTGCTGGCGGCTATTCTGTCGGTGAAGTAGATTCTGTCACTGGGACGCTATTAGGTCGGCCAAAAAGTGCAACATTTCGAACACTTGACGTAGTCGGCTTAGATACATTTTTACATGTTGCTAACAACATGTATGAAGCACTTGAAGGTGATGAAAAAGAAGTATTTCATGTGCCATCATTTATGACAAAAATGGTAGAAAATAATTGGCTCGGAAGTAAATCAGGTCAAGGTTTTTATTTAAAAAAGAAATCAAACAGTGGTTCAGAAATATTTGAAATAAACCCTGAAACACTTGAGTATGAGCCGCAAAAGAAGTTAAAAGCAAACTTACCTAAGGTCGGATCAAAAAAAGATAAGTTAAGAGCTTTAATTTACTCAGATGACAGAGCTGGACAGCTAACATGGAATATTTTAATGCAGACGTTACTTTACTCGGCAAAAAAAGTAAATGAAATTTCAGACGATATTGTAGCTATCGACCAAGCGATGAAATGGGGCTTTGGTTGGGAAATGGGTCCTTTTGAAACGTGGGATGCAATAGGTGTTGCAAAGTCTGTTGCAAAAATGGAAGAACAAGGTGCTATCGTTCCTAAATGGGTAAAAGAAATGCTTGCTAATGGTCACAATTCTTTTTACCGTGAGACAGATGGCCAATTAGAGCACGTATCTCCAGAGGGGACATGGCAGCAAAAGAAAGAAAATAAGAAAATTGTTTACTTAACAAGAAATCCAATCATCCAAAAAAATTCCGGTGCAAATTTAGTCGATATCGGAGATGGTGTTGCCTGCTTACAGTTTACGACAAAAAGCCATGCCATCGGCTTAGATATTATGCAAATGATTTCAAAATCACTAGATGAAGTAAATAAAAACTATGAAGGTTTAGTAATTGGAAACCACGGCACTAATTTCTCAGTTGGTGCAAATATTATGATGATCTTAATGGAAGCGCAAGACATGAACTTTTTTGAAATTGATTTAGTCGTGAGGCAATTTCAAAACGCGCTAATGAAGGTTAAATATAATGAAAAGCCAGTTATTGCTGCACCTTACGGAATGACGCTCGGTGGTGGAACAGAAGTTGCCTTACCTTGTGCTGGTATGCAAGTGTCAGTTGAAACATATATGGGACTTGTCGAAACAGGTGTTGGAATTATTCCTGGTGGTGGGGGAAATAAGGAACTTTATATTCGACAAATTGAAAACTTGCCGAAAAAATCGGGAGCATTCCTCCAAGAAGCTGCTAATAAAACGTTTGAAACAATCGCGATGGCGAAAGTATCTAAGTCGGGTCATGAGGCGAGGAAGCTTGGCTATGTTCGCGAACGAGATGACATAAGTTTTAACAATGATTTTTTAATCCATGATGCGAAAAGTAAACTACTCTCTCTAGTGGAGGCAGGATATCAGGCGCCACAACGAAACAAAATACCTGTTGTCGGTGAAGCTGGATATGCTGTCATGCTAATGGGGGCAAAAACGATGCACAACTCTGGCTACATTTCTGATCATGATTTAAAGATTGCTGAAAAGCTAGCGTATGTAATAGCTGGTGGTTATGTCCCAGAAGGATCTGAAGTAGATGAACAATATTTATTAGATATAGAGCGTGAAGCATTTGTAAGTTTAGTAGGTGAACCGAAAACACAAGCACGAATGCACCATATGCTTGTTAAAGGGAAACCATTAAGAAACTAG
- a CDS encoding DUF2553 family protein: MMAKLDITADVYGKFDEDCIHLFCDDQPIGHMKMDGKMQTCEMSKGFMYENHRFYKEEEPVQNVDHYVENCDEGWC; the protein is encoded by the coding sequence ATGATGGCGAAATTAGATATTACTGCAGATGTTTACGGAAAGTTTGATGAAGACTGTATTCACTTATTTTGTGACGATCAGCCGATTGGTCACATGAAAATGGATGGAAAAATGCAAACTTGTGAAATGTCTAAAGGGTTTATGTATGAAAACCATCGTTTTTATAAAGAAGAAGAACCAGTGCAAAATGTGGATCACTATGTTGAAAACTGTGATGAAGGCTGGTGTTAA